A single Roseofilum capinflatum BLCC-M114 DNA region contains:
- a CDS encoding nucleotidyltransferase family protein yields MNQETVISTLKEHLETLHHLGVKSLDLFGSVARNEARADSDLDFLVEFEGQITFDAYMDLKFFLEDLFTKKVDLVIKEDLKPQIREVVINQAIHVA; encoded by the coding sequence ATGAATCAGGAAACGGTTATTTCTACCCTGAAAGAGCATCTGGAAACTTTACATCATTTGGGCGTAAAATCTCTCGATTTGTTTGGTTCTGTGGCTCGGAACGAAGCGAGAGCAGATAGCGACCTCGATTTTCTGGTAGAATTTGAAGGACAAATCACGTTTGATGCTTATATGGATTTAAAGTTTTTTCTCGAAGATTTGTTTACCAAAAAGGTCGATTTAGTGATCAAAGAAGACCTGAAGCCTCAAATCCGTGAAGTTGTGATTAATCAAGCCATCCATGTCGCGTAA